The window ATGACTATGAAGTATTGGAGTCCATTAAGGTAAAAGTGAGTAATTTACGAAAGCAATACTTGGAAGGAAATCTTCCGAAACCAATTCCGATGCTCCCGCTCGAGCTTACATCTACAAATTTCTCCTTCTACTTGGATGGAAAGAAAAAAGATGGAGTCATTCCGATTGGGTTGGATGAGGATACAGTGCTTCCAATTTCTATTGACTTTAAGAAAAATCGTCATTGTCTACTTATTGGACAGGTTCAAAGAGGGAAGACAAATACGATTACTTGGATGCTTCACACACTTTTAGAACAGATGACAGGATTCATTTCTATATTTGATTCGTTTGACCGAGGATTATCAAGATTCGCTGAGTATGATGCCATTGACTATCTGGAAACTAAAGAGAATTTGGCAGAATGGATTACTCGAACAGAGCAATATTATGCAGAAGTAGAGCGAACTTACCTCGAAAATATTCAACAAGGGAAATCTGTAGAAATTACACTTTCTTATTTCGTCATCGATGGATATACAAGATTCCTACAAGTAGCTGATATTAGCCTGCAGGATAGACTAGCAAAATTGATGAAGCGTTACGCTCACTTAGGCTTTAATGTCGTTATGTCAGGAAATAATGCAGAAATCACGAAGGGCTATGACGCCTTTACGAATGAGTTGAAGCTTGTCCGTCAGGCACTCGTGTACATGAAAAAATCGGAGCAAACTTTGTTTACAGTAGCGTATGAACGCAAAGAAGCAGAGCTACCACTTGGATTTGCGCATTATATTTTGAATGGGAACGCAACGAAAGTAAAAATTCCATTAAGTGAGTTGGAGAGGACGAAAGTACAATGAAATCAACTAAAAATACCAAATTATTAAAATACGGTGTTGGAATTCTATTTATATTAGCTGCTCCGATTATTTTCTTCCAGCTGATGGGTGTTAATATTCTCGATTTGAATAACGCGAATAAACGTACGATTGCTATCGTAAATGAAGATATGGGTTTAACGAAGGATGCAGAAAAGGTACAAATGGGTGTAGAAGTAGTATCCATTTTAGCGGATGACTCGGATTACGGATGGGAAGTAATGGGGCGTGGGGCTGCGGAGAATGGACTAAAATCCAACCAGTACGACGCAATTGTATATATTCCCTCCAATTTCTCGGAAAATATAATGTCTTACGACGAACAAAACCCGAAAAAAGCAGAGTTTGCATATCAAGTACAGCGTCAGAAAACAGGATTACGTAAAGAACAGGTTTTACATGAAATAGAAGTAGCGACAGACCGAGTAAATGATAAAGTTTCCACGTTGTACTGGAGCTATATAGCGCAGGAAATGAATCATATTAAAAAAGAATTTACGAGTATTTTAGGAAAAGAAACAGAATTTCTTAGTGCCATGTCTGCCTATTATAAGCCAGAATCAGAAACGTTGGCTGAACAGATGCAAAGACAAAAAGACCAAATGGCATTATTGCAAACTACGATCGGATCTGCAAATAATGCCCATACTAGCCGTATTGAAAATGCTGATTCGTTTGGATTACAAATGAACAACTTCATCACCTATGTACAGCAATATAAGGAGTTTCAGAATACACAAAGACAAATTCTACAACAGGTGCAGGATGATAGTTTAGCCAAAATTCATGCAGCTGCAGCAACACAAGCAGAGCAATTCAATAATTCTGTACAAATGCTGGAGGATAGTAATAACAAATTAAATGAAGAAATTCAAAAAGTAAATAATATTGTTGAGACAAATAAAGAAAAATTTAATGCATTATCGGAACTACGAAAAAAAGAAGTAGATCGGCAGGTTAAGGATTTACTAGTAGTGCAAGGTACTGCAATCGACCGTTATAATAATACAATTTTAGATAATCTTGAAAAAGGTATTGAGACAGGAAAAAGTACCAATGCAGTGCTTTCTGCAGCTTCTTTAGGAACAGAGCCAAGTCAGCTTACTACTATTAAAGAACAGCTGGAACAAAAAGCAGCGGAGAAAGCTTCTGCTACTTTACCTGGATTAGAACAAGAACGCTGGAAAGTAGAAAGTATATTATCCGCATTAACTTCCTTAAAAACAAAAGTAGCAGAAACGGATCCAGCATCCACCTTTATAAGCGAAATTGATCAGCTTCAAGCGGAACTTGGTTCAATTACAGCCGGCTTAACTGAAAGAGAAACAACATGGGTGAATGCAAACCAAACAGGAACTGCTGACTATTCAAAAGCTTCTACAGAGTATGCAAAACTATTAGAGAACTATAGCTCTATTTATAGAGAATATGAATCTGTCCAACAGGTTGTTAATACTTATCCAACTGATACTGCACGTATAGGAATGGAAATAATACAAAAAGAAGAAGAGTTGTTAGCTAATACTCACCTATCAAAAAATCAGCGAGCTAGATTAAAAGAGCTTTTTGCAAAAGGTGCAGCTAAAACAGATACAAGTTCTTTGTTATCCTACTATGCTACGTTAGAACAATTTGAATTCACTCTTAATGAGGGCGGAGATAGTGCCAATAAGGATGTTGTTTTAAAGGATGCAATTTTAACAGCTTTGCTGAAAAATGTAGTGGATATTAACGAATTGGAATTAGAGGGTTGGAATTCTGTATCTGAGACTATTCCAGAAACAGAAATAGGAATGTCCGACCTTAGTACAACGTTTGCAGCCATCATGTCTGGTTATAAAGAAACTGCGGAACAGCAGCATGCATCGTTAATCAATGAGCTAAATTCCATTGATGAACAAGCAAATGTCTTACTTGCACAAATTCAAAATCCAGCGAATATGATTCCGTCTGGTGAACCAGTGGCAACTACTTCTGAAGGGGAAGTAATGGCAGGTCAACAAAATGTGACTAATCAGCTTGTAACGTTAAGTGGAATGATTCAATCATTATCACAAAAACAAAGCAGTTTAGTAGATTACGCAAATGACCTAACTGTGAAAGCAGACAATATAAAAGAGACATCCAATGAATTTAGTGGTAAATGGGATACGAATGTAGCTGCCATGTCTGAATTCGATAATGATATTCAAGACTTTCTTGCCAATACATATGTTGATGGTCAGGAAAACGGATATGCCTTTAGTCACTTTGTGAACCCTCTTGATGTAAAAGGAGAAGCAGCAGTTTCTGATGAAATGGAGAAAGTTCCTCCTGTTATTTTATTTATCATTCTATTAATCAGTAGTTTGTTGATCGGATATTTCTCTTATCAGATGAAAGATGGTCCTATTGGGCTCCAATTAGCTATGACAGCTTTATTGTCCGTACTTGTTGGACTAATTATCAGTTTCTACAGTATCTATATGTATATTTTAAATGACCATCGTGCGCTAGAATGGACAATTTTTACTATTCTTTTATTGCTTGCAGGCGCAGCCATCATTCGTGTGGCTTTAGAATTCGGCCAATCAGTTGGGTGGCTTGCTAGCGTTGCGTTGATGTGCTTATATATCATTCCATTACTAATACTTGCAGTGCCCGATATTAATATTCCTGATGTTTTGTCTACCGTTTATATGTCTATTAAGTATGAACCGGAAACTAGCTTTATATGGGGAGCAGTAATCACAGCGGTTATAGCAATAGTGATGTTAGCGACCACTTATTTTATGAATAAAAACAAAAATAATAGATCAAAAGCATCTGTGGCAGATGAAGCGTATGAAAGTTAAATTGCGTCTTTTGTTTTCAATATTGTTTTTAATACTAGTTGGAAATGGTTTTGTTGTTTTTGCGGAAGAACCAAAAAAGGTAGAAGACTTAGATCCTGTTATTTATGAAAAACTAGAATTTAAGAAAAATACAGATTATCTACATGATAAGAAAAAAACCGAAATGAAAAATACAATTCCTAAGAAGCAAGTTGATATATATTTTGATGGGAGAAAGAAGCTTCCTAACAGAGGAGACACTTCGTATTTGTTTCAAACGGCTGAACGTGGGGAGAAAAGTACAGTAACAGCAAAATCCTCTGAGCTAAAATTATTTTCTGAAAAAGATATTGCTTTAGCAGATGAATCAGTATCCAAAATAGAAGAGGAATCATCTAGTAATAGCGTGAGGACAATCATATTTTTAGGGGTAATAGGAATTGGTATTCTTACTTTGTTTGTCATTTTCTTACCGAGGTTAGTAAGTACCTCAGAATCTTCTGAACCAGCCAAATGAAAAAGGGAGGGAATGTATATGCCTGGATATTATTATGCTTTATTAGCTAAAAAGAAGGAAGAACTACAGAGATTAACTGCATGCCAGTCTTCTTTGCAAGGGAAACAATCCGAATTTAATACGAATGAACCAAAGTGTTTAGAGCCTGAGTTAACTGCCGCTACCTGGCAGGGAACTCATGCAGATAAGTTTGACGATATTAGGGAAGCTGGTATTCAAACTAGCTATGTGGATATCTCAGGAAATCAATTTTCCAATGTATTTAGTGCAATCTCAACTAAAATTAGTGAATTGAATGCAGAAATTGCTTCTATTGAGCAAACAATTGCCAATATTTTAGCGGAGCAAGAACGTCAACGTCAAGCGAAAGCAAACTAACTTGCAAGGGGGAGAAGCGTTATGTCTACGGAAGTTAAAATCGTATATGCTGATGTGGAAAATCAACTTGGAGAAATGACTAGTGCAGTTGACCTGCTAAACCCAAAAGCGGAGCCGCCTATTACGGGTAATACCCTAGATGTCGTTACAAAGTTCAATGAATTATCCGTAAAACTGGACCAATTATTAGTAAAATATCAAACATTATCAACCAAAAATATTCAAACTACATCCGCTTCAGTAGACTTTATGGAAGAGTCTGATCAAAAAGTATCGGCAGCTATGCAGTGTACTGTAAATGGGCCAAGGATGGTGGCAAGATGAAAATTCTAGACGTACAACCATTCCATGATGGTCTAGCGCGTAATATTAATATGCTCACTCGCCTAGAGGGAGAAATTAGTGCCATTCAAACTGCAGTCCAAGGCTTAGTAGCTATGGAGGAAACTCTTAAAGGCGAGGGTGGGAATGCAATAAGATCGTTCTACAATGATTGCCATTCACCGTTTCTACATTTCTTCTTAACGTTTAAATCTTTATACAATACTACCCTTACTACGATGAATTCCGCACTCGAGGCTTTAGAGCCAGATGCCAATGGCTATATTCGACAAGCGTATCTGGAAGGGGAAGTAGAAGAGGGATTGATCGAAATTTCTCAAGTAACAGCTAATTTGACGGATGAATCCAATAACATCATGGATTCTGTTTCCGATATAGTAGCGTTGCCACATTTAGATGACAGTGGTGTGCAGGAAGGTGTAACTAGTGCTAGAACTTCAAGGGATAACACCGTAACTGATCTAAATGAATTCGATTTGACTCAAACAAATGCACTAATTCTCATAGAAGCGGCCATTTTAAATATGGAAGTCTGGTTAACAGATATTGAATATTTAATGGAAGAAGGATTAACGGATGTTAACTTCCCGGCAGAGGATTGGAATTATGTGCAGGATGCAACGCCGATTGGTCAATTCTATTTGCAGCACCAAATAGATATGCTTGCTGCAGATCCACGAGTAGAACAGAATAATGTAGAAGTATCAGCCCCAGCGTATACAGAGAAGAATTTATGGGAAGGCATTATGATCACTGTTGGATTAGATATAAACGATTGGGAAAATAAGCCAATTAACGCTGCTGCGAATTTTGTAGGATTTGCTGCTGCGGGAAATGCAACATACAAAGATGTAAAATTGGCTTCCAAGGGCTTCGGCATTACTAGAACTACAAGAACAACGAAACAGAATGTTACAAAAACAGTTATTAAGATTACTAGACCAGAATTGATTGGTGTAAAAAAGAAAACTTATTCTGGAGCTAACGCTACAAACTATGAAAAGATTTACAAAAGAGTAGACCCAGCGACAAACGTAAAATCTACTTTTCGCTTCTCTGCAAATAAACTTGGATATATTGGCGTATTTGCTACAGCGGGTGGAGATATTATACATGGTGTACAAAATAATGAGTCAGCAAGTCAAATAGCTGGTAATGTAACCGGGGATGTCGCAGTAGCCGGCGTTTCAATGGCAGCTTCGGCTTGGGCTGGTGCACAAGCTGGTGCTACAGTCGGTGCGTTTGGAGGACCAGTTGGGGTAGTAGCTGGTGCTGTAGCTGGGTTAGTTGTGGGAGTTGTTGCAACTACTTTATTGAGTGAGATAAAAATATTTGATGTAAATAATGATGGACAAAGAGATTCAGTAGGAGATGCTATTAAGATAGGAACTAAAGGGCTTATTGACTCCGTATCTTCTTGGTTCAAATAGTTAGGAGAGAATTCCAATAGAAAGAGATAGAATGACCAATATTTTTTCATCTTACTTAAAATTTGAATCACCAAAACAAAATAAACAGAGTATTATCGGGAATTTCCTCGTGTTTTTATATTTAATTGGGATTCTTCCCCTTTTGGGGGAGCCATTCTCTTGGTCATTTTTCTATGCTGCTATTATACCTACTTTTCTAATAACATTGTGGGGAATAATATATATAGTAGCTCCTTATAAATATGAAAAATCATATTTTTTATTTTTAGGTGTATATGGAATTGTCAATACTTACGTCTATTTCGTTAGTATTCAGAAATTGTTATTCATTAATCTTGGAATAACTAGCTGGGGTCCATTTTTAAGTAATACCATATTATTCATCTTATTAGTTGGTGGTATGAACTGGATGAATTGGAAGGCTCTTTATAGTGAGACATATTATAACCTGCAACAAAAACGTTCTATTCCCGTAGGTTGGGCATCTCTAGCTGGAGCTTCGTATATATTGGGACAATTAATATTGTCAGTTGTATATACAGACTCTGGAATAAGTATATTAATCATTGTTTGTCTCTCGATTTTATCTTTATTTACTGCATTTCTTTCAATCAATATTCATCGATACTTTTTCATCAAAAAAAATATGGATATAGTAAAGAAAATGTTTCCTGAGTTTGGGTTATCAAAGAGTGAAAGGGATACGAAAAGGAAGAGAAAGAATAAGAAAAAATAGTCGATTTATTTTGAGTAGTAGGTAGTTAGAGGAGAATTCTAATAGAAAAAGAGAAAGAAGGGAAAATAATGATTCCAACATTTACAGTACAGGATATTTTTGTAATGATGCAAACGTTAAATACGAAAACTTTAATAGGCTTTTCTAATCCCTTCAAACACCTAACAAAGTATGAAATTGAAAAAGAATGGGAGAAAACCTATAAAAAACTTCATAAGCTTAATCTTATTGATTTAGTAGATAAGGATATTAAATTAGAAGAAAACTTTGGCAATGCCCTGTGGATCATGTCACGTACTAATATGGTTGTGGAGATAATAAAAGATGGAAATCAGAAAAGTTATTTTTACTTTAGTAAAGACCATGTAGTGGAATGTAAACAGAATTCAGTAGATGAATATACGATATATGTGCATGGAACCCCTGATCATGTATGGAATAATGTTATTTATCCTCGAATGCTTGTAGGTGTAGAAAGTCACTCTGTCGATATAGTTGAATCTATTTTTGTTCCAACTGCGGCATATAATGCTTGGGTAAAAGCTGGAGCAATAACAGATGTACAGAGCTTGGAAGACATCAATTCAAGAGAAAACTGGAACCGTATAAGTAGTCAATTGGATGCTGCGCTAAAAAGTATGATACATAATAATCGATTAATGGTATTTTTCAAAGAGGATGCCCATTGGGTTATCGAAGGTATGCATGTTTTGACATCTCCTAATAATAATTGGACATTCAAAATGATACAGAAGGACAATAAAGAACTATTAGAAGGAAAACAAAGTACAAATTTGGAGATTGTTTCGGAGATTTTAGAGGTTTTAGTAAGGATGCAGCATCAGAAAGTAACGATTAAATAAATGAAAGTAGGAACATCAAGCACTTTTTTCGTATATTCGAATAGAGTGCTTGATGTATGTAAAATAGTATTTCTTATGTATTTTCAATGAAGTATTTTTACTGTTAAGCTTTCCAATTGTAATAGGTTATCCATTTCTTCGAAGGATTACAGCATAATATTACAATGCTCCATGATTGATTTATACGTTCCAGTAAAAGGGGAGGGTGATAATGATAATTTTAGAGAACCATCAACTTCAAAACGAATTGTTATATAAACTTTATAACTTCCTCCCAGAGGAAACTGATATAGCTTTTTATATGAAGTAACATAGCATGACACTCTAAAAACTCCTGTTTTGTTCAGTTCAAAAGAACAAACTCTAACCACACATATGTGGAGAGAAACTTACGTGTTATTGGAAAAGTGATAATCTGGAAGGGTGAAAATGATGTCTATTAAATATCAAGGAAAGCTACAAGTAGAGAAGAGAGAAATCGATAATGTTACTTTATCCTATTTAAGATTTCAAACACCCAAAGAGAATAAAGGAAATATTATTTGTTTCTTAACATTATTTTTATATTTTATTGGATTGTTTCCTATAATAGGAGAAACTTTCTCATTAACATTTTTTTTAGCCGCTTTTATCCCTACTGTTCTTATCTCAGTTTGGGCAATTATATATTTAATTGATCCCTATAGGTTCGAGAAGTCCTATTATTTATTTTTTGGCATATACGGTGTAGTAAATACGTATGTGTATTTCTTGTCTATTGTAAAGTTGCTATATATTGATATGAAGGTAGAAGGAATAATTCCTCTTATCCTTAGCCTATTATTATTCATTATATTATTAGTAGGTGTAAATTTATTAAATTTAAAAGCACTGTATTCAGGAACCTATCACAAATTACAAAATATGAGGAGTATTAATGTAGCTTGGGTATCTATTGGTGCACTAGGGTATATTTTAGGTCAGTTTTTACTATCATTTATTTATACTGACTCCGCTTTATATACTCTAATAATTGTATTAATTTCTTTGTTGTCATGTGTTACTGCTTATTTTACTGTTTATATTCATCGTTATTATTTTAACGATAAGAACATGGAATTGGTAAAGCAGGTGTATCCAGACTTTGGATTACCAATGAGTGAGAGGAACACAAAGAGCAGAAGGAAGAAAAAGAAAAAGAAAATGTAATCATTCTGTGGGTCGCGGGAGATTAACACTAATTCAGAGGTTTTAGGAATTTTAGTAAGGATGCAGCATCAGAAAGTAACGATTAAATAAATGAAAGTAGGAACATCAAGCACTTTTTTCGTATATTCGAATAGAGTGCTTGATGTATATAAAGTAGTATTTCTTATGTATTTTCAATGAAGTATTTTTACATTTAAACTTTCCAATTGCGCTAGGTTGATCGTATAATTGTTTTCGGTATCTACAAATAGCCCACCATTCACTTTATTCCTTTCAGCTGTTCGGATATCTGTATTCGTTTCGAATATCAGATTATGTCCACCTTTAAACTTTAGGTAAAATTTATACTTTTTCAATTCACCAGCTTTACGCAAAGTTCTCCCTCCTTTAACGAAGTATATCACTCGTCCTGATAAAGGTTAATAGATAGAAAATAGTTTTATTGGGTATATAGTTTATGAGACTTAATGAGGAAGTCCTTCTTATAGAAATAAATTAGGCGATACGACTTAAGTAGTATATAATGAAGGGATGCTGAAAATACTGAATTAGAGAATATAAAGGAGTTTGAATCATATGGGAAACAAAACTATAAACAATGAATTACCAGAGAATTACGAGGAACTAAAGAAAGCAGCAAATCGGACTGCAAGTTGGAAAGCACGCTATGACGCTGTAGTTGAATTAGGTAAGTACAACCATAATCAAGTGAAAGACATTTTAAGAACACGCCTAGCAAATGATCCGGTTTATAAAGTACAAGAGGCTGCTTTCCAAAGTTTATTAGATTTTGGGGAAGAAGCACAGTTACCGAAGCGTAAAAAGTTTGAATTAGTAAAAGGAGCAAACAAAGTGTTTGTTCGCGTTAAGAAAAGTTTACCTAAGGATCATACTTTTGAAGAATTTTTAACAAAATTAAAAAGAATGCGTATCGACGTTTATGATACGTATGAAGGTGACAAAGGTGACGAATTTAAAACTTGGCTAGAAAAAGAATGGTCTAATTTAAAATAATTCATAGATAAAAAGCAATTGTCGTCATGGACAATTGCTTTTTTGTTTTTAAAAAAAGAAAGTATATAAACATGTCCTTTGACCACTGGGTTCGTGGGACTTTAATAAAGGGATAGTACTGCTGATTTCCGTTTCGGGTGGACGCGTTCCGCAGGGTGAGTGATGAACCATCACCGACGCTCCGCGCTCGCCTGTGATGGTTCATCTGTCTCACTCATCCTGCCGGAGTCGCCACCTTTCACTACAACCAATTAGTTTGTAATACTCCACTATATGATTTAGTATAGCTTATCGCTTAGATGATAAGATTGGTCAAATTTTAGAGAGTAATCAAATTATTTGTAATCGCTTTTGAATTAGAAATGCGATTATCCAATGATAGAGGAAGCAAGCAGATTTTCTTTTTCTTTTATACTAGTGGAAACATAAAGAAATAGTAAGTGTTTGACTCATAAAGAAGCGAAATAGCGAACGAAAATTGATCTTCGAGAGCTTACTCATTGAATAGGAAAGTAACTTTTCTCTAGTTATCCATAAACGCACTTACCTGTTTCTAAGCGTTGTAGGGGAGCGACGGATAGACAAACGCCATAAGATTACCGAAAAAAAGGGTGCTGGTTGGTTTTGACGGACGTCACAACCAACCAGCCTCTCAAAAAAATCATTCGGTTATAATATAGCAACTAGTCTATTCAAAGCCTATTGAAAACGGTAGAAACAGGTTTTGACCTTAAAGGACCGATCATCTATTTGCCTTGTTTTTCTTATTAATTATGGTCTCTGGAGCAGCGGGAAACTTTTAAGTGTTGGTTAAGGGGAATTATGTGGTCGTTGGAAGTGTTAATGCGGTAGTTAAATAGAGGTAAGTGGTAGTTGGAATGATTTATGTGGTACCGATATTTCCGATGCTTTAACTTTCTATTTTCTGGAATAAATTATAAGTAGGTTAGAATACGAGCTATTATTACAAATTTATCAGTCAGACTTCTATTATGATCGACATATCTAGATAGAATCAACAATTAATTGATGTGAAGTAGTATAATTAATAAGTTATATTAATAAAAATTCTAAATAGATTGACAGTTTATGGGTGAGCCCCTATATTTTAAATAGATAGTTAATAGGATGATGGGATTGGAGAGAAACAATTATGAGTAAATTATGGGATACACCTGAGAAACTACGGGCTTTGTTATGCGAATTGGTTAGCTGGGATAGTATTACATTAACAGAGGGGGAGCGAGCATTTGCCCCTAAATTAGTACAGAAGCTTGGAGAATTACGTTATTTTCAAGATCATCCGAGCCTATTACAAATGCATGATGCGGGACTTGGTAGACAAGTAGTAACTGCCTTGTATAAACACCCAGAAGCGACAGAGACGATTGTGCTTATCAGCCATTTTGATACGGTTCAGACGGAGGAGTACGGTGTTTTGGAGCCGCTTGCTTATTTTCCTGAGGAGTTAACAAAAAAGTTAATGGAGAATCCAGAAGAATTGCCAGAAGGTGCTCGTACTGATTTGGAGACGGGTAAGTATTTGTTTGGACGCGGCACAATGGATATGAAGATGGGGCTTGCGTTACATATGCAGCTTATAGAAAAAGCAAGTGTCGAACAATGGCCAATCAATCTTATTTTGACAACTGTTCCGGATGAAGAAGTCAATTCAGCTGGTATGCGTGCTGCAGTCACTCACCTAGTGCGTATTCGTGAAGAGTTCGGATTAACGTACAAGCTATTTTTAAATAGTGAGCCATCATTTTCTCAAAATCCTACTGACATTGCAGAATATATTTATACAGGTACAATCGGTAAAATCATGCCTGCAGCTTTGTTTTACGGGAAGGAAACACATGTGGGAGAGCCTATGAAGGGTATGACTGCCAATTATATTGCATCCTTTTTAACGCAACGAATGGAGTGGAATACTCTATTCCGCGAGACGGATCTAGGAGAAAGTACGCCTCTGCCTGTTTCATTGCAGCAGAAGGACTTAAAACTGTCTTATTCTACTCAAACACCGTATCGTGCAGTTGCCTTATATAATGTGTTTTTACTGAAGCGTACTGCTTCGGAAGTGATGAATTTGTTCGAGCAAGTTGCAGAAGAGGCAATGCATGCACTGAACGAAAATTATTCTATGATTTGTGAGCGTGAGCAGGTAACGGGCGTAGGGGAGGTAAAAGTTATACGCTATGAAGAACTACTAGCATACGCAAATAAGAAATTAGGAACAGTCCAAGTAGAACAGCTTAAAAAACAAACACTGGAAAACGAGGAATGGGATGACCGAGAAAAATCGCTTCGTATTGTAGATGATCTAATGATCCAATGTCAGGAATTAGCACCAGCAACAGTTATCCTTTTCGCGCCACC is drawn from Psychrobacillus sp. INOP01 and contains these coding sequences:
- a CDS encoding DUF5082 family protein; the encoded protein is MPGYYYALLAKKKEELQRLTACQSSLQGKQSEFNTNEPKCLEPELTAATWQGTHADKFDDIREAGIQTSYVDISGNQFSNVFSAISTKISELNAEIASIEQTIANILAEQERQRQAKAN
- a CDS encoding ribonuclease YeeF family protein encodes the protein MKILDVQPFHDGLARNINMLTRLEGEISAIQTAVQGLVAMEETLKGEGGNAIRSFYNDCHSPFLHFFLTFKSLYNTTLTTMNSALEALEPDANGYIRQAYLEGEVEEGLIEISQVTANLTDESNNIMDSVSDIVALPHLDDSGVQEGVTSARTSRDNTVTDLNEFDLTQTNALILIEAAILNMEVWLTDIEYLMEEGLTDVNFPAEDWNYVQDATPIGQFYLQHQIDMLAADPRVEQNNVEVSAPAYTEKNLWEGIMITVGLDINDWENKPINAAANFVGFAAAGNATYKDVKLASKGFGITRTTRTTKQNVTKTVIKITRPELIGVKKKTYSGANATNYEKIYKRVDPATNVKSTFRFSANKLGYIGVFATAGGDIIHGVQNNESASQIAGNVTGDVAVAGVSMAASAWAGAQAGATVGAFGGPVGVVAGAVAGLVVGVVATTLLSEIKIFDVNNDGQRDSVGDAIKIGTKGLIDSVSSWFK
- the esaA gene encoding type VII secretion protein EsaA, producing MKSTKNTKLLKYGVGILFILAAPIIFFQLMGVNILDLNNANKRTIAIVNEDMGLTKDAEKVQMGVEVVSILADDSDYGWEVMGRGAAENGLKSNQYDAIVYIPSNFSENIMSYDEQNPKKAEFAYQVQRQKTGLRKEQVLHEIEVATDRVNDKVSTLYWSYIAQEMNHIKKEFTSILGKETEFLSAMSAYYKPESETLAEQMQRQKDQMALLQTTIGSANNAHTSRIENADSFGLQMNNFITYVQQYKEFQNTQRQILQQVQDDSLAKIHAAAATQAEQFNNSVQMLEDSNNKLNEEIQKVNNIVETNKEKFNALSELRKKEVDRQVKDLLVVQGTAIDRYNNTILDNLEKGIETGKSTNAVLSAASLGTEPSQLTTIKEQLEQKAAEKASATLPGLEQERWKVESILSALTSLKTKVAETDPASTFISEIDQLQAELGSITAGLTERETTWVNANQTGTADYSKASTEYAKLLENYSSIYREYESVQQVVNTYPTDTARIGMEIIQKEEELLANTHLSKNQRARLKELFAKGAAKTDTSSLLSYYATLEQFEFTLNEGGDSANKDVVLKDAILTALLKNVVDINELELEGWNSVSETIPETEIGMSDLSTTFAAIMSGYKETAEQQHASLINELNSIDEQANVLLAQIQNPANMIPSGEPVATTSEGEVMAGQQNVTNQLVTLSGMIQSLSQKQSSLVDYANDLTVKADNIKETSNEFSGKWDTNVAAMSEFDNDIQDFLANTYVDGQENGYAFSHFVNPLDVKGEAAVSDEMEKVPPVILFIILLISSLLIGYFSYQMKDGPIGLQLAMTALLSVLVGLIISFYSIYMYILNDHRALEWTIFTILLLLAGAAIIRVALEFGQSVGWLASVALMCLYIIPLLILAVPDINIPDVLSTVYMSIKYEPETSFIWGAVITAVIAIVMLATTYFMNKNKNNRSKASVADEAYES
- a CDS encoding YwqI/YxiC family protein, translated to MSTEVKIVYADVENQLGEMTSAVDLLNPKAEPPITGNTLDVVTKFNELSVKLDQLLVKYQTLSTKNIQTTSASVDFMEESDQKVSAAMQCTVNGPRMVAR
- a CDS encoding HEAT repeat domain-containing protein; translated protein: MGNKTINNELPENYEELKKAANRTASWKARYDAVVELGKYNHNQVKDILRTRLANDPVYKVQEAAFQSLLDFGEEAQLPKRKKFELVKGANKVFVRVKKSLPKDHTFEEFLTKLKRMRIDVYDTYEGDKGDEFKTWLEKEWSNLK
- a CDS encoding M20/M25/M40 family metallo-hydrolase, with translation MSKLWDTPEKLRALLCELVSWDSITLTEGERAFAPKLVQKLGELRYFQDHPSLLQMHDAGLGRQVVTALYKHPEATETIVLISHFDTVQTEEYGVLEPLAYFPEELTKKLMENPEELPEGARTDLETGKYLFGRGTMDMKMGLALHMQLIEKASVEQWPINLILTTVPDEEVNSAGMRAAVTHLVRIREEFGLTYKLFLNSEPSFSQNPTDIAEYIYTGTIGKIMPAALFYGKETHVGEPMKGMTANYIASFLTQRMEWNTLFRETDLGESTPLPVSLQQKDLKLSYSTQTPYRAVALYNVFLLKRTASEVMNLFEQVAEEAMHALNENYSMICEREQVTGVGEVKVIRYEELLAYANKKLGTVQVEQLKKQTLENEEWDDREKSLRIVDDLMIQCQELAPATVILFAPPYYPAVNTSNDPLIRDAVKLMKQSGLSFNNKIDQIHYFNGICDLSYVNYVDEGKGWTAFENNTPVWGDTYNIPFNDMAKLKGPVLNVGPFGKDAHQKTERLHVDSAFVEMPIMLETLIKSLY
- a CDS encoding type VII secretion EssA family protein codes for the protein MKVKLRLLFSILFLILVGNGFVVFAEEPKKVEDLDPVIYEKLEFKKNTDYLHDKKKTEMKNTIPKKQVDIYFDGRKKLPNRGDTSYLFQTAERGEKSTVTAKSSELKLFSEKDIALADESVSKIEEESSSNSVRTIIFLGVIGIGILTLFVIFLPRLVSTSESSEPAK